The stretch of DNA GAGTGAATCTGATAGATGATTCTGCATGCTCAACAAATTGTCTCTCCGATGTATTAGATTTAGTTATTAGTGAAAATGGAAGCGCTTTATATTCCGGTTCCCTGACTAGTTTTTACCAAGCCGGCGAGAAACATCTTTCTAATCTGGGAGCAGGGGCTTCAACAACATATCAATTCTTAATCACTTTTAGGTCCGAGGCCGGTAATTTATATAATCCTAAAGAGGGTAACCCACAAGATACATCGGGCGCTGATTTTGATATTAAAATAGGATTTTTTGGTGAAGAATCAATAGGAGAAGAAATACCGGGTGGCGGAGGCGGAGGTTATTATATACCTGGCCTTGAGATTTATGATGAAGACGTTCCTGAAATTGGTGAAAGTTCTGTAACTATTACTTGGAAAACAACAAAACCAGCTACCAGTAGGGTAATCTATTTGATCTGTTCTCCAGAAGATCCTCCTCATGTTTTGGAGTTAGATAATCCGCCAAATTATGGATATACTTATTCAACAGATGAAAATCCCACAAAAGAAGAAGACCATACAATGGAAATTACCGGTCTTTTGTCAAATACAACTTATTGCTATCGTTGTGTTTCTCATGGTTCTTTGGCAGTGAGCACAGAGCATAGTTTTACTACTCTTAGTGTTATAGGAGAACAAGAAGAAGAGGAGGAGGAAGAGGAAGAAGAACTAGGCCCAATAGTAGGCGAGGAAGAAGAGGAAGAGGAAGAAGAGGAGGAAGAAGAGGAGGAGGAAGAAGAAGAAGTTGTTGAGGGGGAAGAAACGGGACTGGGCTGGCTCTTAGCAGCAATCGGTGATTTGTTTAGATTGGAGAATCTCTGGTGGCTTTTACTACTTCTTATAATTATAATAATTATTTTGTTTTTGTTATCTCGTAAGAAGAAAAGAAAAGAAGAATAAAAAAGCCTTTCTATACTGCCCGAGGCCCGTCCTCGGGCAGTTTTGGTATAAAAGGGGTGTGAGGGTTGACAAAATTCTTAGGTTGTGATAAATTATAGAATATTTAATCCGAGGTATTTAATCCGAGAGGATTGATTTTTATCTTGGCGGTTCGTTTAAAACTTAATTGGATAGAAAGTTAAAGAAAGGAGATGACAGTGAGAAGATAGAAAAAAAGGTAATTGTTGTTTAGAAAGCAATGTATAAACAAAGAAAGGAGAAAACGAATGAAAAGATTTTGGATGATTTTGGTATTGATGTTGGCCCTGGGTTTAGTTTTTACTTTGGCTGTTCAAGCAAAGCAGGAAAAAACAGAGGAGGTAAAAAAAGAGCCGGCAGAAACAGCATGTACAGCATGTGTTGTTGATGCCAGAAAATGTCGTGGTTTCAACAACGTAATGTATGGTGTAGTTTCTTTTAGAGAGGTTTGGAATAGTTCTAAATTTACTCTTCAAAAAGTATGTGTCGTAAAAGGTGACAAACCCAGCGTTTGGAGTTTTGAGGGTCGTGTAGCGGTTGTTTCTGAGATTACAACAACACAGCAAAAAGAGGCGAAGCAGCAAAAAGAGGTGAAACCCGAGAAAACTTCTGCAGCAGAAGAAAAATTAAGCAGGTCAATTGGAAAAATTGAAGAAGCAGAAAGAGCAGCAACAAAAAGAGAAATAGCAGCAGAAGAAGAACTGATGGAAGAAATAACCGGGTTAATTATTGAGCAGACCATGACCAAGATTGGTTATGAGTTCTACGAAAACTTCTTCATTCGTTGGGAAGCGCCAAAAGGGATTAAGGGCTACAACATCTTTATTGACGAGAGAGCCAGTCCTCTATGGGGAAGCTGGATTCAGATTAAGGTTGATACAACCATGGTTTGGAGCAAAGTGCTTAAACCAAGGTCTGAAGAGATTGAGGAAGCAGCCAAACAAGCTGTTGAAGTAACCAAGGGATTTCTCTCTCGCTATGAAGAGTACAAAAGAGAGCTTGAAGGACCAGACATGGTAGGCAGCGGTATTTAGGAGGGATTGTTAAGGAACGTGTAAGGTATTTGAAGAAAGTGTAAATTTAATCCAAAGAAAGGGGAAAGAAAATGAAACGATTAGTGATGTATGTTATTTGCGGCATTGTTTGCGTTTTGTTTTTAATGCCGGCAACTGAAGCCACAGCCACAGAATTGGTGTTTGAGTTCATAAACCCGTCTTTCGGCGGTTCGCCGTTTAATGGACCGTGGATGTTAGCTCAAGCAGAGGCCCAGAACAAGCTCGTAGAGAAGCAAAAGCCGTTTACAATGCCAAAGAGAGACCCGATACAGGACTTTGAAGATAGTCTGAATCGGCAGATACTCTACCAGATGTCAAGAAAGATAGTGAGTTCAGCATTTGGCGAGGAAGGCCTTGAGCCCGGTCAGTACAGCGTAGGCGATTACACAATTGATGTGACGGTTGATGTCATCAGTGGCATAAAAGTTACTATAACTGACACCGTAACTGGAAACTCAACCACTGTAAAAGTACCCTATTATTAAGAGAGGAGGTAAGAAATGAGAAGAATACTGAATATTGTGATTATGGCAGCCATGCTAATGGCACTTGTTCTTCTGTCTGGCTGCGCTACTACGATGGCTTCTATGTATACCGAGCGGGCAACTATGGCATTTACTACTGCTATTCATCAGGATTTGATTTCTCTGCCTCCGCCGGAAGAAAAAATTGTGGTAGCAGTTTATAAGTTTAGGGACCAGAGCGGACAGTACAAGCCTCATCCTGCCGCAGTCAGTTTTTCAACAGCTGTTACTCAAGGAGCTACTTCAATGCTGAATAAAGCTCTTGAAGATTCTGGCTGGTTTATCCCTATAGAAAGGGAAGGATTGCCTAACTTGTTGAACGAGAGGAAAATCATTCGTTCAACAATGATGCAGTATCAAGCCCAAAACAGTGAAGGCGAGAATTTACCGCCTTTACCACCTTTGCTCTATGCAGGTGTACTTTTAGAGGGAGGCATAATTGCCTATGAAACCAATTTAGTTACCGGTGGTTTCGGACTCAGATACTTTGGCTTAGGCGGTTCTACCGAGGCAAGGAAAGACCAGGTAACCATTTATTTGAGGGCTGTAGCTGTCAAGAATGGCAAGATTCTTAAATCTGTCTCAACCACCAAATCCATTCTTTCCAGAGAAGTGAATTTCGGTGTTTACAGATTTGTCAGAGTCAAGAGGTTG from Patescibacteria group bacterium encodes:
- a CDS encoding fibronectin type III domain-containing protein, coding for MNKIFNTSLIVLGIALFCATPVFANGNLIVEVWDDSQSKFILLDSNPLFSEANFLPGQDVTRLVRVNNNSEKIQKIGVNLIDDSACSTNCLSDVLDLVISENGSALYSGSLTSFYQAGEKHLSNLGAGASTTYQFLITFRSEAGNLYNPKEGNPQDTSGADFDIKIGFFGEESIGEEIPGGGGGGYYIPGLEIYDEDVPEIGESSVTITWKTTKPATSRVIYLICSPEDPPHVLELDNPPNYGYTYSTDENPTKEEDHTMEITGLLSNTTYCYRCVSHGSLAVSTEHSFTTLSVIGEQEEEEEEEEEELGPIVGEEEEEEEEEEEEEEEEEEEVVEGEETGLGWLLAAIGDLFRLENLWWLLLLLIIIIIILFLLSRKKKRKEE
- a CDS encoding curlin, which gives rise to MRRILNIVIMAAMLMALVLLSGCATTMASMYTERATMAFTTAIHQDLISLPPPEEKIVVAVYKFRDQSGQYKPHPAAVSFSTAVTQGATSMLNKALEDSGWFIPIEREGLPNLLNERKIIRSTMMQYQAQNSEGENLPPLPPLLYAGVLLEGGIIAYETNLVTGGFGLRYFGLGGSTEARKDQVTIYLRAVAVKNGKILKSVSTTKSILSREVNFGVYRFVRVKRLLEAETGLSTNEPPSMCVLEAIEKAVYDLVVEGIQDGLWNLRNPEDINSPLIQKYLKEKEATEKIVTFDEEGNLVAVKDVE
- a CDS encoding curli assembly protein CsgF; translation: MKRLVMYVICGIVCVLFLMPATEATATELVFEFINPSFGGSPFNGPWMLAQAEAQNKLVEKQKPFTMPKRDPIQDFEDSLNRQILYQMSRKIVSSAFGEEGLEPGQYSVGDYTIDVTVDVISGIKVTITDTVTGNSTTVKVPYY